Proteins from one Cryptomeria japonica chromosome 4, Sugi_1.0, whole genome shotgun sequence genomic window:
- the LOC131050003 gene encoding uncharacterized protein LOC131050003 yields MAEVLPGISHGYVEEGKPYGEGVKNTHEVGVPGNLNRTNRSSSDEEEGREKIKEGLKEKLVGPRKGGEDVYQEQEGKDWWDDVYQEKEEKEWEDDVYQEDRVKKWVYGQRKEGEDMHQEKWFTGLEKEWEDMHPENQEK; encoded by the exons ATGGCGGAGGTTCTTCCAGGTATATCTCACGGCTACGTGGAGGAAGGCAAACCCTACGGTGAGGGTGTGAAAAACACACACGAAGTGGGTGTTCCGGGAAACCTGAATCGCACCAATAGATCT TCAAGCGATGAggaagaagggagagagaagaTAAAGGAGGGACTGAAGGAGAAGCTTGTTGGACCAAgaaaaggaggagaagatgtgtatcAAGAACAAGAAGGAAAGGATTGGTGGGATGATGTGTatcaagagaaagaagagaaggaatgGGAGGATGATGTGTATCAAGAGGATCGAGTTAAAAAATGGGTCTATGGacaaagaaaagaaggggaagatATGCATCAAGAGAAATGGTTCACTGGATTAGAGAAAGAATGGGAAGATATGCATCCAGAGAATCAAGAGAAATAA